A stretch of Episyrphus balteatus chromosome 2, idEpiBalt1.1, whole genome shotgun sequence DNA encodes these proteins:
- the LOC129912169 gene encoding uncharacterized protein LOC129912169, translating into MKIYCVAIRLSVALLFTALIPPIMGDDWSASCASNCTCKWTNGKKSAICSSLELTTIPTTLSTELQVLVLNDNHIPNLNREEFTNLGLLNLQRIYLKKSEIQYIHKETFKNLKILVEIDLSDNKIEMIDKDTFMGNDRLRILYLNGNPLKKLVAYQFPILPHLRTLDLHDCLISYIDPMALANLNLLEFLYLKNNLLESLSEYVFQHMTNLKTLVLDENPWQCNCKLRKFRTWYVQNKLNSISLTCKGPYQHKDKHWEVVEEAQFGCPPRVEIFSNEDVQNIDIGSNTTFSCLVYGDPMPEVSWELNGKILDNDNVLFDQDSITSDKLWSNLTVFNMTSFDAGTYSCAAQNVVGSASQNISIYLTEIVQHVLVKTPETFWYFGLIMGTFGTVFLLILISFVVCLCKRTQRQRRHPNKNIKGSVSFNDQEKKLLDLSITTTTNDRGDSCAGIDNNGPVINKTESIIGFEPMEITVENHHRGIGPHHQQVSIPMQSGHPSHRQQQQQQQQLMSAEGQCGVVGLQNSNPNQIPEEFPLNVGVFPPPPEFCSNVVTNPAYGNIFISVSVTQDMLDSSDINIYPDLLNIPKRVVDGSSASSSSGSSSVVQQPMLPVNVSSFATLPRNNQRRGILKKDPSVQTNLYPHDEIVSYHNLDTSYSQGYNHQQEHLQQQQQQQMQQQQQHQHQLHALHHHQQQQQQQQQQQQHTSAASGGGGRCSSSSNSSSGTATGSSCSSNCGLKAPTCVNCMKGPPPPPLAYANDSDGGTSLTCIGGQMRSLGAKSSALGGACLKYDNMGRRITASGNSTLSLPDEERLENETLFNEGNPLTTTFPNNKQQQQQQHQRDSQQQQQQEINGATTSSGSSSSSSSSSSSKQSQTCGQSEMQGGSDFVSL; encoded by the coding sequence TTGCTCTTCTATTCACGGCCCTCATCCCACCGATCATGGGTGACGACTGGTCAGCAAGCTGTGCCTCAAATTGCACCTGCAAATGGACCAATGGCAAAAAATCAGCCATCTGCAGTTCTCTCGAATTGACCACCATACCCACTACCCTTAGCACCGAACTGCAAGTACTCGTTCTCAATGACAACCATATACCAAATTTGAACCGCGAAGAATTCACCAATTTAGGTCTGCTAAATTTACAACGAATATATCTGAAGAAATCCGAAATTCAATACATACACAAGGAAACTTTtaagaatttgaaaatattagttGAAATCGATTTGAGTgataataaaatagaaatgaTCGATAAAGATACTTTTATGGGCAATGACAGGCTGCGAATACTCTATTTAAATGGTAATCCATTGAAAAAACTTGTAGCCTATCAATTTCCAATACTGCCTCATTTGCGAACATTAGATTTGCATGATTGTCTGATTAGTTATATTGATCCAATGGCTTTAGCTAATTTGAATTTGTTAGAATtcctatatctcaaaaacaatCTATTGGAAAGCTTGTCGGAATATGTCTTCCAACACATGACCAATCTCAAGACTCTAGTATTGGATGAAAATCCTTGGCAATGTAATTGCAAATTGAGAAAATTCCGAACGTGGTATGTCCAAAATAAACTTAACAGCATAAGTCTAACTTGCAAAGGTCCTTATCAGCACAAAGACAAACACTGGGAAGTTGTGGAAGAAGCCCAATTCGGATGTCCTCCAAGAGTGGAAATTTTCAGCAACGAAGATGTTCAAAATATCGATATTGGAAGCAATACTACATTCAGCTGTCTTGTTTATGGAGACCCTATGCCCGAAGTGTCTTGGGAACTCAATGGAAAAATCCTTGACAACGACAATGTCCTTTTCGATCAGGATAGCATAACTAGCGACAAGCTTTGGAGCAACTTGACAGTCTTCAATATGACCAGTTTCGATGCAGGAACTTATTCATGTGCCGCCCAGAACGTTGTTGGCTCTGCAAGTCAAAACATAAGCATTTACTTGACTGAAATCGTTCAGCATGTTTTGGTGAAGACCCCTGAAACTTTTTGGTACTTCGGACTAATCATGGGCACTTTCGGAACCGTTTTCCTTTTGATTCTAATATCTTTTGTAGTCTGCCTCTGCAAAAGAACCCAGCGCCAGAGGCGACACCCAAATAAGAATATCAAAGGCAGCGTCAGTTTCAACGATCAGGAGAAAAAACTACTAGACTTGAGCATTACCACAACAACCAATGATCGTGGTGATAGCTGCGCAGGCATCGATAACAACGGCCCCGTAATTAATAAGACTGAATCCATAATTGGGTTTGAGCCAATGGAAATCACAGTAGAGAACCATCATCGAGGAATCGGTCCTCATCATCAACAGGTCAGTATTCCAATGCAATCCGGCCATCCGTCACATcgacaacagcaacaacaacaacaacagttaATGTCAGCGGAAGGTCAATGTGGAGTTGTCGGATTGCAGAATTCCAATCCGAATCAAATTCCTGAGGAATTCCCTCTCAACGTTGGAGTCTTCCCACCGCCACCAGAATTCTGTTCAAATGTCGTCACCAATCCGGCATATGGAAATATATTTATATCCGTTTCGGTGACACAGGATATGCTTGACAGTTCCGACATCAACATCTATCCGGACCTGTTGAATATACCGAAACGAGTGGTGGATGGTAGTTCGGCAAGTAGCAGCAGTGGCAGTAGTTCAGTGGTGCAACAGCCAATGTTGCCAGTTAATGTGTCGTCATTTGCCACTTTGCCCAGAAACAATCAGCGTCGGGGTATACTTAAAAAGGATCCTTCGGTGCAGACGAATTTATATCCACACGATGAGATTGTGAGTTATCACAATTTGGATACTAGTTACAGTCAGGGGTACAATCATCAGCAGGAGCAtttgcagcagcagcagcagcaacaaatgcagcagcaacagcaacatCAGCATCAGTTGCATGCATTGCATCAtcatcaacagcaacaacaacaacaacaacaacaacagcaacatacATCGGCGGCGTCAGGGGGTGGCGGCAGGTGTAGCAGTAGCAGTAATAGTAGCAGTGGAACGGCAACCGGAAGTAGTTGTTCGAGTAATTGTGGCCTAAAGGCACCGACGTGTGTTAATTGTATGAAAGGACCTCCGCCTCCGCCGTTGGCATATGCCAATGACTCGGATGGTGGAACGTCGTTAACGTGCATTGGTGGTCAAATGCGGTCGTTGGGAGCGAAGAGTTCAGCTTTAGGTGGTGCTTGTTTGAAATACGACAATATGGGCCGAAGGATAACAGCCAGTGGTAATTCGACGTTGTCACTGCCTGATGAGGAGAGGCTTGAGAATGAGACGTTATTTAATGAGGGTAACCCGCTGACAACTACATTTCCCAATAAtaagcagcaacaacaacaacaacaccagaGGGATTcacagcaacaacagcagcaagaAATAAATGGTGCAACAACATCATCAGGTTCGtcctcatcatcgtcatcatcatcatcatcgaaaCAATCGCAAACATGCGGCCAAAGTGAAATGCAGGGTGGTAGTGATTTTGTATCACTGTAG